The Agromyces sp. LHK192 genome includes a window with the following:
- the allB gene encoding allantoinase AllB gives MLDALARPYDLVVRAEWVLLEGGFTAAEVAVRDGRIVRIAPRNRGGEHLQAERVVELADDEVLLPGLVDTHVHVNEPGRTEWEGFDSATRAAAHGGVTTIVDMPLNSVPATVSVAALEEKRRVAADQVRVDVGFWGGVVPGNLDELRPMVDAGVFGFKCFLLHSGVDEFPEVTPDEMEAAMRVIAEADSLLIVHAEDGHVIDAAPHAHGPEYAGFLASRPRAAEDAAIAEVIERARRTGARAHIVHLSSADSLPQIAAAKADGVRLTVETCPHYLTLRAEDVPNGATAFKCCPPIREDDNRDALWQGLEDGLIDLVVSDHSPSTPEMKYAGDGDFGQAWGGIASLQIGLPLMWTEAHRRGIPLERVVHWMSAAPADLVGLRDKGRIRVGGAADFVVFAPEETFTVDAAALAHRHPITPYDGRELEGVVRRTLLSGAPIDDARGQGRLLRRGS, from the coding sequence ATCCTCGACGCGCTCGCCCGGCCGTACGACCTCGTCGTTCGCGCCGAGTGGGTGCTGCTCGAGGGCGGATTCACGGCCGCCGAGGTCGCGGTCCGCGACGGCCGGATCGTGCGCATCGCCCCGCGCAACCGGGGCGGCGAGCACCTGCAGGCCGAGCGCGTCGTCGAACTGGCCGACGACGAGGTGCTACTGCCCGGACTCGTCGACACGCACGTGCACGTCAACGAGCCCGGCCGCACCGAGTGGGAGGGCTTCGACTCGGCGACCCGCGCCGCCGCCCACGGCGGGGTGACGACGATCGTCGACATGCCGCTCAACAGCGTCCCGGCGACCGTGTCGGTGGCGGCGCTGGAGGAGAAGCGCCGGGTCGCCGCCGACCAGGTCCGCGTCGACGTGGGCTTCTGGGGCGGCGTCGTGCCGGGCAACCTCGACGAGCTGCGACCGATGGTCGACGCCGGCGTCTTCGGATTCAAGTGCTTCCTGCTGCACTCCGGCGTCGACGAGTTCCCCGAGGTCACGCCCGACGAGATGGAGGCGGCGATGCGGGTCATCGCCGAGGCCGACTCGCTGCTCATCGTGCACGCCGAGGACGGCCACGTCATCGACGCGGCCCCGCACGCGCACGGTCCCGAGTACGCCGGCTTCCTCGCATCCAGGCCGCGCGCCGCCGAGGACGCGGCGATCGCCGAGGTCATCGAGCGCGCGCGCCGCACGGGCGCCCGGGCGCACATCGTGCACCTGAGCTCGGCCGACTCGCTGCCGCAGATCGCGGCCGCGAAGGCCGACGGCGTCCGGCTCACGGTCGAGACCTGCCCGCACTACCTCACCCTCCGGGCCGAGGACGTGCCGAACGGGGCGACCGCGTTCAAGTGCTGCCCGCCGATCCGCGAGGACGACAACCGCGACGCCCTCTGGCAGGGCCTCGAGGACGGGCTGATCGACCTCGTGGTCTCCGACCACTCGCCGTCGACGCCCGAGATGAAGTACGCCGGCGACGGCGACTTCGGGCAGGCCTGGGGCGGCATCGCGTCGCTCCAGATCGGGCTGCCGCTCATGTGGACCGAGGCGCACCGCCGGGGCATCCCCCTCGAGCGGGTCGTCCACTGGATGTCGGCGGCGCCGGCCGACCTGGTCGGCCTTCGCGACAAGGGACGCATCCGTGTGGGGGGCGCCGCCGACTTCGTCGTCTTCGCCCCCGAGGAGACCTTCACCGTGGATGCCGCGGCGCTCGCGCACCGGCATCCGATCACCCCCTATGACGGCCGCGAGCTGGAAGGGGTCGTTCGGCGCACGCTGCTCTCCGGCGCGCCGATCGATGACGCTCGCGGACAGGGTCGTCTGCTTCGTCGGGGAAGCTGA
- the bcp gene encoding thioredoxin-dependent thiol peroxidase → MITSSDELEPGTPAPDFSLRDASGTARTLSEVRGTPAIVYFYPAAFTPGCTTEACDFRDNLAAFESAGYRVLGISPDPVEQLAEFAAAQALPYTLLSDPDADVARAFGAWGQKTVGDRTFDGLIRSTVVVDADGVVRHVEYNVDPNGHVARLRELLGAGASTGASVDGTEAGNAA, encoded by the coding sequence ATGATCACCTCGTCCGACGAGCTCGAGCCCGGCACGCCCGCGCCCGACTTCTCGCTCAGGGATGCCTCGGGCACCGCCCGCACCCTCTCGGAGGTCCGCGGCACGCCCGCGATCGTCTACTTCTATCCGGCCGCGTTCACGCCCGGCTGCACGACCGAGGCCTGCGACTTCCGCGACAACCTCGCGGCGTTCGAGTCCGCCGGCTACCGGGTGCTCGGCATCTCGCCCGACCCGGTCGAGCAGCTCGCCGAGTTCGCGGCCGCGCAGGCGCTGCCGTACACCCTGCTGTCCGACCCCGATGCCGATGTCGCCCGCGCCTTCGGCGCGTGGGGCCAGAAGACCGTCGGCGACCGCACGTTCGACGGGCTGATCCGCTCGACCGTCGTCGTCGATGCCGACGGCGTCGTACGCCACGTCGAGTACAACGTCGACCCGAACGGGCACGTCGCGCGGCTGCGCGAACTGCTCGGGGCCGGGGCATCCACTGGGGCATCCGTCGACGGGACGGAGGCCGGCAATGCGGCTTGA